From one Planctomycetota bacterium genomic stretch:
- a CDS encoding glycerophosphodiester phosphodiesterase has protein sequence MKHLSPFVMWFALLHAAPSSAVEIIAHRGASYDAPENTMAAFTQAWVQSADAVELDIYLTKDGQIVALHDKTTQRTAGVELVVAESTLAQLQELDVGRWKDLRWAGQRIPSLRAALSTVPRGLRLFIEIKCGPEVLPELERIVTTSGEPDGSSAIIGFNYDTMRLAKQRLPKLPVYWIVSPVKGSEGREPTIDALIEKAKAARLDGLDLNFNFALDEAAVARVHDAGLKLYTWTVNDPEVARRLKGIGVDGITTDRPAYLIQALKAAPAQALQPTAPPSPQLGGEPIR, from the coding sequence ATGAAGCATCTATCGCCGTTTGTTATGTGGTTCGCTCTGTTGCACGCAGCGCCGTCGTCGGCGGTCGAGATCATTGCACATCGAGGCGCCTCGTACGACGCGCCCGAGAATACGATGGCCGCGTTCACCCAGGCCTGGGTCCAGTCGGCCGACGCCGTTGAGTTGGACATTTACCTGACCAAGGACGGCCAGATCGTCGCCTTGCACGACAAAACTACCCAACGAACCGCGGGGGTCGAGTTGGTGGTCGCGGAGTCAACCCTGGCACAGTTGCAAGAATTGGACGTTGGCCGCTGGAAAGATCTTCGCTGGGCTGGCCAGCGGATTCCCTCGCTCCGAGCAGCACTCTCTACTGTCCCGAGGGGACTCCGCTTGTTCATTGAAATCAAATGCGGCCCCGAGGTGTTGCCCGAACTCGAACGCATCGTGACCACCTCAGGTGAGCCTGATGGCTCATCCGCGATCATTGGCTTCAACTACGACACGATGCGGCTGGCCAAGCAGCGACTGCCAAAACTACCCGTCTATTGGATCGTCTCGCCGGTCAAAGGGAGCGAGGGTCGCGAACCGACGATCGATGCGTTGATCGAAAAGGCCAAGGCCGCGCGGCTTGATGGCCTCGACCTGAACTTCAATTTCGCACTCGACGAGGCGGCGGTGGCCCGCGTGCATGACGCGGGGCTCAAGCTCTATACGTGGACCGTCAACGATCCCGAGGTGGCTCGACGGCTGAAGGGCATCGGAGTCGATGGCATCACGACCGACCGGCCAGCTTACCTGATCCAAGCACTAAAAGCTGCGCCAGCCCAAGCCCTTCAGCCGACGGCTCCACCGTCACCGCAACTCGGCGGCGAGCCGATTCGATGA
- a CDS encoding DUF3800 domain-containing protein, producing MYLVYLDESGNTGNNLLDGEQPVFVLAALIVPEQVWQGLERDLEQAVTSYVPALAGEHEIHAMDLRAGRGIFKGIPVATRLAIRDTWLWIAQQHGLRVVYRAIEKRRYQAWLHREFGTGIIINPHVAAFPLVAGVVDDYLNSLPERPLGMFISDENKEIVSDVEKSIRFLRGSVGNLRLNRIVEKGFFIDSRKSRPLQLCDVAALWARKKEERLIGRPSKTVDDVGIELLDPLIARGNEKMVDVLAWLAEQQKGSTAQKNSGQG from the coding sequence ATGTATCTCGTTTACTTGGATGAGTCGGGGAATACGGGAAACAATCTGCTAGACGGTGAGCAGCCGGTGTTTGTACTTGCTGCCCTCATCGTGCCCGAGCAAGTCTGGCAGGGGCTCGAGCGTGATTTGGAACAAGCTGTGACTTCCTACGTTCCAGCGCTAGCAGGCGAGCACGAAATCCATGCGATGGATTTGCGAGCAGGTCGAGGCATTTTCAAGGGTATTCCAGTTGCCACGCGATTAGCGATTCGTGACACGTGGCTGTGGATTGCTCAACAACATGGCCTGCGAGTCGTTTATCGAGCCATCGAGAAACGTCGCTATCAGGCTTGGCTCCATCGAGAATTTGGAACAGGCATCATCATTAACCCACACGTCGCCGCATTTCCGCTCGTTGCAGGCGTTGTGGATGACTACCTCAACTCGCTTCCGGAACGACCACTCGGAATGTTCATTTCTGACGAGAACAAAGAAATCGTGAGCGACGTTGAGAAGTCGATCCGATTCCTGCGCGGGAGCGTGGGGAATCTGCGATTGAACCGAATCGTTGAAAAAGGCTTTTTCATCGATTCGAGAAAAAGTCGTCCGTTACAACTTTGTGACGTAGCCGCGCTTTGGGCTCGCAAGAAAGAAGAGCGATTGATCGGCCGACCGAGCAAAACGGTGGACGATGTCGGCATCGAATTGCTCGATCCATTGATCGCGCGCGGCAACGAAAAAATGGTCGACGTACTGGCATGGCTGGCAGAGCAGCAAAAAGGCTCCACGGCGCAAAAAAATAGCGGCCAGGGATAA
- a CDS encoding protein kinase has product MPMTRARMVEIVAKADLLSASDLAALSAAAAADPQADADELVRQLSQQGKLTRYQAAAVYQDKIASLLFGNYVVLDRLGAGGMGQVFRARHRRMERIVALKVLPKKALSSPDAVARFLREVKAAAKLTHPNIVTAYDADEAAGVHFLVMEYVDGVDLGRLVKDKGPLPVAETLGYMAGAARGLQHAHAQGVVHRDIKPSNLLVDKQGHVKLLDMGLARLEEPGGPGSDGNTPGGSDLTSAGNVFGTADYMAPEQGLDSHHVDGRADIYGLGCTLFFLLTGRPPFGGDTLVKRVLAHRDAPIPSLRAARADVPDAVDQLFQKMIAKRPEDRPQNMAELLTLLEARPASRAPIAVPQSATSSSAAPQPVPLTPRPISAAAPASGPVIMPAKAPPSRVMLYGAMGAVGVLLVLVGVIVAMKGRSSSTDDIADRQTTTKEPVPTQEPVKPAASASVVSSPPTAAKIAGGPSTETTAGDDAPSEIASPRMTLPKPDVAKPDTTAVVEKPAPSAPPAEKPAAEPVLTAPSDGPPMAKPGAGAPREPAPTPPPPPPPRTKPSSEPPTVAQSAPPAKSDAAPAAAPDQPDRELRKPVPAESDLTKALATVKSIFKEDYGAAKTPEGKSLLAQKLLRQAQETADAPAEQYVMLCEVRDLAADTNDVAILEQVVNLLALNYRVDRLELLAEVFQKLAPKNRIPAANRVLAERAHALAGEAVEADQVDAAQTLAKAASAMAVKARDPALVKLTKARGDEITLLVRDAEAFAKAQEKLAADPDDAAACTVVGRRLCFRDHKWEEGLPLLARGDDAALKALADKALAAGDDGAARAAVGDLCWDAAERAKGKEKADYQSGARHWYEQALAKLTGLVRSRVEQRLKELPGEPVLFAGAGRTGAPDNPGMTTTPPIPPAPPAPPFPPIPGGPRGLLPPAGGVGLPGRNTMPPHQLAEYVFGLGGKLDIVTPGTQPVSVSMSSQLPAVPFAVIGLTFSNNPRIGDAELLPFQGVVSLRTLNLNGTSITDQGLAVFATHAGLQHLNLSGINRLTDAALVHMQNMVSLEVLVLNGSQITDRGIPNLQRLTKLRQLGLVGTQVTGSSLAALAGCKQLEVLQVGNSPFDNAGMAQLAKFTSLKSLDVTQTQITDSSVGVLQRLPNLATIYMRENNLTDRAVPVLRTLAHTKLLRVPKQISPAGMQELKNSLPQCKVEQF; this is encoded by the coding sequence ATGCCGATGACGCGGGCGCGGATGGTCGAGATCGTCGCCAAGGCCGACTTGCTGTCGGCCAGCGATTTGGCCGCGCTTTCCGCCGCCGCGGCCGCTGACCCGCAAGCCGACGCCGACGAGTTGGTGCGTCAACTGAGCCAGCAAGGAAAGCTCACTCGCTACCAGGCCGCCGCCGTCTACCAAGACAAGATCGCGTCGCTGCTGTTCGGCAATTATGTCGTGCTCGATCGACTCGGCGCCGGCGGTATGGGCCAGGTCTTTCGCGCCCGGCATCGGCGCATGGAGCGGATTGTCGCCCTGAAAGTGCTGCCGAAAAAGGCGCTCAGCTCGCCCGACGCCGTCGCGCGGTTTCTGCGCGAAGTCAAAGCCGCCGCCAAGCTGACGCATCCGAACATCGTCACCGCCTACGACGCCGACGAGGCCGCCGGCGTTCACTTCCTGGTCATGGAGTACGTCGACGGGGTCGACCTGGGCCGACTGGTGAAAGACAAGGGGCCATTGCCGGTGGCCGAAACGCTCGGCTACATGGCCGGCGCGGCTCGCGGCCTGCAACATGCCCACGCTCAGGGGGTCGTCCACCGGGATATCAAGCCGTCGAACTTGCTGGTCGACAAGCAAGGTCACGTCAAGTTGTTGGACATGGGGCTCGCGCGCTTGGAAGAGCCGGGCGGCCCGGGGAGCGACGGCAACACGCCCGGCGGGTCCGACCTGACCTCGGCGGGCAATGTGTTCGGCACCGCCGACTACATGGCCCCCGAGCAAGGACTCGACAGCCATCACGTTGACGGGCGCGCCGACATTTACGGGCTGGGCTGCACGCTGTTCTTTCTGCTCACTGGCCGTCCCCCCTTCGGCGGCGACACGCTGGTCAAGCGCGTGCTGGCCCATCGCGACGCGCCGATTCCGTCGCTCCGTGCGGCCCGGGCCGACGTGCCCGACGCGGTCGATCAACTGTTTCAGAAGATGATCGCCAAGCGGCCGGAAGATCGTCCGCAGAACATGGCCGAGTTGCTGACGCTGCTCGAAGCGCGCCCGGCTTCTCGAGCACCGATCGCCGTGCCGCAGAGCGCAACCTCGTCGAGTGCCGCGCCCCAGCCGGTTCCGCTCACGCCGCGACCGATTTCCGCGGCCGCGCCGGCGAGCGGGCCAGTGATCATGCCAGCCAAAGCGCCCCCAAGCCGCGTCATGCTGTACGGGGCGATGGGTGCGGTTGGCGTGCTGCTGGTGCTGGTCGGTGTCATCGTGGCGATGAAGGGTCGCTCGTCGTCGACCGACGATATAGCAGACCGACAAACGACGACGAAAGAGCCGGTACCGACTCAGGAGCCTGTGAAGCCGGCGGCGTCTGCGTCGGTGGTCTCCAGTCCACCCACGGCAGCGAAGATCGCCGGCGGGCCGTCAACCGAGACGACGGCCGGAGACGACGCGCCAAGTGAAATCGCGTCGCCGCGCATGACCCTTCCCAAGCCCGACGTGGCGAAGCCCGACACAACGGCGGTCGTTGAAAAGCCCGCTCCCAGCGCGCCGCCCGCCGAGAAGCCCGCCGCCGAACCAGTACTGACCGCGCCCAGCGACGGGCCGCCAATGGCCAAGCCGGGCGCTGGCGCGCCGCGCGAGCCCGCGCCGACTCCGCCCCCTCCACCACCGCCGCGCACCAAACCGTCGTCCGAGCCTCCGACCGTGGCCCAGTCCGCGCCACCGGCCAAGAGCGACGCCGCGCCAGCCGCCGCGCCCGACCAACCCGACCGCGAATTGCGCAAGCCGGTCCCGGCCGAGAGCGACCTGACCAAGGCGCTGGCCACGGTGAAGTCGATCTTCAAGGAAGATTACGGGGCCGCCAAGACGCCAGAGGGGAAATCGTTGCTCGCGCAGAAGCTGTTGAGGCAAGCGCAAGAGACCGCCGACGCGCCGGCCGAGCAGTACGTTATGCTCTGCGAGGTCCGCGATCTGGCCGCCGACACGAATGACGTGGCGATTCTCGAACAAGTCGTCAACTTGCTTGCGCTCAACTATCGCGTCGATCGGCTGGAGCTGTTGGCCGAAGTGTTCCAGAAGCTCGCGCCGAAGAATCGCATTCCGGCGGCCAATCGAGTGCTGGCCGAGCGCGCGCACGCGCTGGCCGGCGAGGCGGTCGAGGCCGATCAGGTCGACGCGGCGCAAACACTGGCCAAGGCCGCCTCGGCCATGGCCGTCAAGGCCCGCGACCCCGCGCTCGTCAAGCTGACCAAAGCCCGCGGCGATGAGATCACGCTGCTGGTTCGCGACGCCGAAGCGTTCGCCAAGGCGCAAGAGAAGCTGGCCGCCGACCCCGACGACGCGGCGGCTTGCACCGTCGTCGGCCGCCGGCTCTGCTTCCGCGATCACAAGTGGGAGGAAGGTTTGCCCCTGTTGGCGCGCGGCGACGACGCGGCGCTGAAAGCGCTGGCCGACAAAGCGCTGGCCGCCGGTGATGACGGCGCGGCTCGGGCCGCGGTCGGTGACTTGTGCTGGGACGCGGCTGAGCGGGCCAAGGGAAAAGAGAAGGCCGACTACCAATCTGGGGCTCGCCATTGGTACGAGCAGGCGCTCGCCAAGCTGACCGGCCTGGTCCGCTCGCGCGTCGAGCAACGACTCAAGGAGCTGCCAGGCGAGCCGGTGTTGTTCGCGGGCGCTGGTCGCACAGGTGCGCCCGACAATCCCGGCATGACAACAACACCGCCGATTCCACCGGCGCCCCCTGCGCCTCCGTTCCCGCCGATTCCCGGCGGGCCACGCGGGTTGTTGCCACCGGCCGGTGGCGTGGGCCTGCCCGGTCGCAACACCATGCCGCCGCATCAACTTGCCGAGTATGTCTTCGGCCTCGGCGGCAAGCTTGACATCGTGACCCCAGGAACCCAGCCGGTCTCGGTCAGCATGTCGTCACAACTGCCGGCGGTTCCCTTCGCGGTGATCGGCCTGACGTTCAGCAATAATCCGCGGATCGGCGACGCCGAGTTGCTGCCGTTTCAAGGAGTGGTGTCCCTGCGCACGCTGAACCTGAACGGCACGTCGATCACCGATCAGGGGCTAGCCGTCTTCGCGACCCACGCCGGCTTGCAACATCTGAACTTGTCGGGGATCAATCGACTGACCGACGCGGCTTTGGTCCACATGCAAAACATGGTCAGCCTGGAAGTCCTCGTTTTGAATGGCTCGCAGATTACCGACCGCGGGATTCCCAACCTGCAACGGCTGACCAAGCTGCGGCAGTTGGGACTGGTCGGCACGCAGGTAACCGGCAGCAGTCTGGCGGCGCTGGCCGGTTGCAAACAACTCGAAGTGCTGCAGGTCGGCAACTCGCCGTTCGACAACGCCGGCATGGCCCAGTTGGCCAAGTTCACCAGCCTGAAGTCGCTTGACGTGACGCAAACCCAGATTACCGACAGCAGCGTCGGCGTGCTGCAACGGTTGCCGAATCTGGCGACCATCTACATGCGCGAGAACAATCTTACCGATCGCGCGGTGCCGGTGCTGCGGACCCTGGCCCATACGAAACTGCTCCGCGTGCCGAAGCAGATTTCCCCCGCCGGCATGCAAGAGCTGAAGAACAGCCTGCCCCAATGCAAGGTCGAGCAGTTCTAG
- a CDS encoding c-type cytochrome, with protein sequence MTRLLFIALVALITATARAEEALDYAAVDPELKVVKLDSSETESFLSVRADMLGRLFVGAREALFVCEPLPGGGYAPRQELYRFPADTWVNDIAIRGHDVYVSTVAAIYVLRDAVVKREGLKPERLLWGVPLGHVHQCFHGLAWGPEGALYVSMGDPVWYYGDFNRPDHWGHWSFFTVPTGADGEKTVEVNGRRWARTPYNGVGGVFRIQPDGSRFEVVAGGLRNSCGLAFDHEWNLFTNDNDHESMPAQYVPGRLLHIVEHAYYGWPRGWLRSKTPERADLLDTLNEKLGRFVPVALSYYDETFLPEKYRNNLLVARWCIKSVTRYPLVPSGATFKADEFHLLDGRDQARPVGVCVGRGGRIFATICYMAQNEGSPVYRSDLVMITRADDPPSAPFEAYDPVTATPEKLISEWKDSSWQRRYAAYVEIARRGRDPHAKNADLKKLPRLVTAWAKSGSTIGRISSFPIYDDATLSDSFRRNAICRELAQGNTYKYIERLVEQRDGSALARLAGVLAAGFRLTLPDFTGELAPDLKLDKLQNESAYKVQYADETIDLRTLGPVGVYTVADHWHQGKHTAEQEQLFALLLKAAGDEDEQVRLQAVHFLSLLNDPRSEPTVEKVLAANDERKLGIAKLAGITEVWLAGPFDDGDEGFAREHEPERGPVELSTVYHSKSRDIKWQRTKTKRQFDFVELFGPVDRASMYAYFRIESGGRQRAHLALGSDDGLKVWHNGQVVWTNDVIRGALPLQDTVTVELQPGSNDFLLRVRNVIGSSQLYINYRSLQPLAVVLPELVTGPSLAERLASAANGQYKIPAEFLTIDWPKEVAGGDAEQGRKLFETAGCAKCHAVTAESQVTGGPSLADAARRFTVPYLVESVLAPNKQISPVFRATQVITTDGRQLSGLLVAETADKVELLLPDTKRVAINKSEIEERALQNLSPMPQGIVKQPSELRDILAYLLRGK encoded by the coding sequence ATGACTCGGTTGTTGTTCATTGCTCTCGTCGCTCTAATCACTGCGACCGCTCGCGCGGAGGAAGCCCTCGATTACGCGGCGGTCGATCCCGAGTTGAAGGTCGTCAAGCTGGACTCGTCCGAAACCGAATCGTTCCTGTCGGTGCGGGCCGACATGCTGGGACGCTTGTTTGTCGGCGCTCGCGAGGCGTTGTTCGTCTGTGAACCGCTCCCCGGCGGCGGCTATGCCCCGCGGCAAGAGTTGTACCGCTTCCCGGCCGACACCTGGGTCAACGACATCGCCATCCGCGGGCACGACGTCTACGTCTCGACCGTGGCGGCGATCTATGTGCTGCGCGATGCGGTTGTGAAGCGCGAGGGATTGAAGCCCGAGCGATTGTTGTGGGGTGTGCCGCTGGGGCACGTGCATCAATGCTTTCACGGGCTGGCCTGGGGACCGGAGGGGGCGTTGTACGTCTCGATGGGTGACCCGGTCTGGTATTACGGCGACTTCAACCGCCCCGATCACTGGGGGCATTGGTCGTTCTTCACGGTGCCCACTGGGGCTGACGGCGAGAAGACGGTCGAAGTGAACGGCCGCCGCTGGGCGCGCACACCTTACAACGGCGTCGGCGGCGTTTTTAGGATTCAACCCGACGGGTCGCGGTTCGAGGTCGTGGCCGGGGGCCTGCGCAACTCGTGCGGACTGGCGTTCGATCACGAGTGGAATCTGTTCACCAACGACAACGATCACGAGTCGATGCCGGCGCAATACGTGCCGGGGCGCTTGCTGCACATCGTCGAGCACGCCTACTACGGCTGGCCGCGCGGCTGGCTGCGCAGCAAGACGCCCGAGCGCGCCGACCTGCTCGATACCTTGAACGAGAAGCTGGGGCGGTTCGTGCCCGTGGCGCTAAGCTATTACGACGAGACGTTCCTGCCCGAGAAGTACCGAAACAATCTGCTGGTGGCGCGCTGGTGCATCAAGAGCGTCACGCGCTATCCGCTGGTGCCGAGCGGGGCGACATTCAAAGCTGATGAGTTTCACTTGCTCGACGGGCGTGACCAAGCTCGGCCAGTGGGGGTATGTGTCGGTCGCGGTGGGCGGATTTTCGCCACGATCTGCTACATGGCTCAAAACGAAGGCTCGCCGGTCTACCGGAGCGACCTGGTGATGATCACGCGGGCCGACGATCCGCCGAGCGCGCCGTTCGAAGCATACGACCCAGTAACCGCGACGCCGGAGAAGTTAATTAGTGAATGGAAGGATTCCTCTTGGCAACGGCGTTACGCGGCGTACGTTGAGATTGCGCGACGAGGACGCGATCCCCACGCGAAGAACGCTGACTTGAAGAAACTGCCACGTTTGGTTACGGCCTGGGCAAAGTCGGGCTCAACGATCGGGAGGATATCAAGCTTTCCCATCTATGACGACGCCACACTGAGTGACTCTTTCCGGCGCAATGCCATTTGTCGCGAACTAGCGCAAGGTAATACTTATAAATACATTGAGCGACTAGTCGAGCAGCGCGATGGAAGCGCGCTTGCGCGCCTGGCCGGCGTTCTAGCCGCAGGCTTTCGCCTGACCCTCCCCGACTTCACCGGCGAGTTGGCGCCGGACTTGAAGCTCGACAAGCTGCAGAACGAGTCGGCCTACAAGGTGCAGTACGCCGACGAGACGATCGATCTCCGCACGCTCGGCCCGGTGGGCGTCTACACCGTGGCCGATCACTGGCACCAGGGGAAGCACACCGCTGAGCAGGAGCAACTGTTCGCGCTGCTGCTCAAGGCGGCCGGCGACGAGGACGAACAGGTCCGCCTGCAGGCGGTTCATTTCTTGTCGCTGTTGAACGATCCGCGCAGCGAGCCGACCGTCGAAAAAGTTCTGGCCGCCAACGACGAGCGGAAGCTCGGCATCGCCAAGCTGGCGGGCATTACGGAAGTCTGGCTGGCCGGCCCGTTCGACGACGGCGACGAAGGCTTCGCGCGCGAACACGAGCCCGAGCGCGGGCCGGTGGAACTGTCGACCGTGTATCACTCAAAAAGCCGCGACATCAAGTGGCAGCGGACCAAGACCAAGCGGCAGTTCGACTTTGTCGAGCTGTTCGGCCCGGTCGACCGCGCGTCGATGTACGCCTATTTCCGGATCGAAAGCGGCGGGCGGCAACGAGCCCACCTGGCCCTGGGGAGCGACGACGGGCTGAAGGTTTGGCACAACGGCCAGGTCGTCTGGACCAACGACGTGATCCGCGGGGCGTTGCCGCTGCAAGACACCGTGACCGTCGAGTTGCAACCCGGCTCGAACGATTTTCTATTGCGGGTGCGAAATGTCATTGGCTCAAGCCAACTGTACATCAACTACCGCTCGCTACAGCCGCTGGCCGTCGTGCTGCCCGAACTGGTCACGGGGCCGAGCCTGGCCGAGCGTCTGGCCAGCGCCGCGAATGGTCAGTACAAGATTCCGGCCGAGTTCTTGACGATCGATTGGCCCAAGGAAGTGGCCGGCGGCGACGCCGAGCAAGGCCGCAAGCTGTTCGAGACAGCCGGCTGTGCCAAGTGTCACGCCGTCACGGCCGAGTCGCAGGTGACCGGCGGGCCGAGCCTGGCCGATGCCGCGCGGCGGTTCACGGTGCCGTACCTGGTCGAGTCGGTGCTCGCCCCCAACAAGCAAATCTCGCCGGTGTTCCGCGCCACGCAAGTGATTACGACCGACGGGCGGCAACTGTCGGGCTTGCTGGTGGCCGAGACGGCCGACAAGGTCGAGCTGCTGCTGCCCGACACCAAGCGCGTGGCGATCAATAAGAGCGAGATCGAAGAGCGGGCGCTGCAGAATCTGTCGCCGATGCCGCAAGGGATCGTTAAACAACCGAGCGAACTGCGCGATATTCTGGCATACTTGCTACGGGGGAAGTGA
- a CDS encoding DUF1501 domain-containing protein, giving the protein MSTNHAGPKYPPLPVPGHISRRDWFHWTSLGIGAGAFMSLMLRDETVRADVVPGEASDPAPHLPVRAKRVIHVVACGGVSQIDSFDYKPALEKHHGQNLPDDIKPDVFFGKVGKLRQADWAFQQRGESGLWVSELFPHLAGVADELTVIRSMFAETSNHTPATFQESSGFRLNGFPVVGSWVSYGLGCVTDDLPAYVVIPDPRGLPAGGSINWTNGFLPARHQGVVIRSQGTPIDDIFPARAISAEQELASARLLETLNARHRAGHGDEVLAARMHSYELAAKMQRVVPEVTDLNRESAATHEMYGIDEQLATNDFGRACLLSRRLLESGVRFVQLFSGSAFGSPRINWDGHEDMKQNHTQEAERIDKPLAGLLRDLRQRGMLDDTLVMFTSEFGRTPFTQSAADVLGTGRDHNQYGFSVWMAGAGLKHGLAYGATDEIGMKAEEQPVHWHDFHATVLHLLGIDHTRLTYYHNGIRRRLTDVSGNVIKGILA; this is encoded by the coding sequence ATGTCGACTAATCACGCTGGCCCGAAATATCCGCCGCTGCCGGTGCCTGGGCACATCTCGCGCCGCGACTGGTTCCATTGGACGTCGCTGGGGATCGGCGCTGGGGCGTTCATGTCGTTGATGCTGCGCGACGAGACCGTGCGGGCCGATGTGGTGCCGGGCGAAGCGTCGGACCCGGCGCCTCACCTGCCCGTGCGGGCCAAGCGCGTGATCCATGTCGTGGCCTGCGGCGGTGTGAGCCAGATCGACTCGTTCGATTACAAGCCGGCGCTCGAAAAACACCATGGCCAGAATCTGCCCGACGACATCAAGCCCGACGTCTTCTTCGGCAAGGTTGGCAAGTTGCGGCAGGCCGACTGGGCGTTCCAGCAGCGCGGCGAGAGTGGCTTGTGGGTGAGCGAGTTGTTTCCCCACCTGGCCGGCGTGGCCGACGAGCTGACCGTCATTCGCTCGATGTTCGCTGAGACGTCCAATCACACTCCCGCCACGTTCCAGGAAAGCAGCGGCTTCCGCCTGAATGGGTTTCCGGTCGTCGGCTCGTGGGTCTCGTACGGGCTCGGCTGCGTGACCGACGATCTGCCGGCGTACGTGGTCATTCCCGACCCGCGGGGGCTACCCGCCGGCGGTTCCATCAACTGGACCAACGGCTTTCTGCCTGCGCGCCATCAAGGCGTGGTCATTCGCAGCCAGGGCACGCCGATCGACGACATCTTTCCAGCCCGAGCGATCAGCGCCGAGCAGGAACTAGCTTCGGCCCGGCTGCTCGAAACATTGAACGCACGGCACCGCGCCGGCCACGGCGACGAGGTGCTTGCCGCGCGGATGCACAGCTACGAGCTGGCGGCCAAGATGCAGCGCGTGGTGCCCGAGGTAACCGATTTGAATCGTGAATCGGCCGCCACGCACGAGATGTACGGCATCGACGAGCAATTGGCGACCAACGACTTTGGCCGGGCCTGCTTGCTGTCGCGGCGGTTGCTCGAATCAGGCGTGCGCTTCGTCCAGTTGTTCTCGGGCAGTGCGTTCGGCTCGCCGCGGATCAATTGGGACGGCCACGAGGATATGAAGCAGAACCACACGCAAGAGGCCGAGCGGATCGACAAGCCGCTGGCCGGCTTGCTGCGTGACTTGCGCCAGCGCGGGATGTTGGACGACACGCTGGTCATGTTCACCAGCGAGTTCGGCCGCACGCCGTTCACGCAATCGGCGGCCGACGTGCTGGGGACCGGGCGCGATCACAACCAGTATGGCTTCTCGGTCTGGATGGCCGGCGCGGGGCTGAAACACGGCCTGGCCTACGGCGCGACCGACGAGATCGGCATGAAGGCCGAGGAACAGCCGGTCCACTGGCACGATTTCCACGCCACGGTGCTGCACCTGCTGGGCATCGATCACACGCGGCTGACGTATTACCACAACGGCATCCGCCGCCGGTTAACCGATGTCAGCGGAAATGTCATCAAAGGCATTTTGGCGTGA